From one Pseudanabaena sp. FACHB-2040 genomic stretch:
- a CDS encoding 4a-hydroxytetrahydrobiopterin dehydratase encodes MAKPLSETEVQLKLSQLTDWILEGKIIKTTRTFTDFVEAVSFVNRLVEPAEAAGHHPDIAISYNQVTISLTTHDAGGLTEQDFAMAETLSKLV; translated from the coding sequence ATGGCCAAGCCCCTAAGTGAAACCGAAGTTCAACTGAAGCTCAGCCAGCTGACTGATTGGATCCTTGAAGGCAAAATAATCAAGACCACCCGCACCTTCACAGACTTCGTTGAAGCCGTAAGCTTTGTCAATCGACTAGTCGAACCAGCCGAAGCGGCAGGGCATCACCCCGACATTGCTATTTCCTACAACCAAGTCACGATTAGCCTCACCACTCACGATGCCGGTGGCCTAACAGAGCAAGACTTCGCAATGGCCGAGACCCTTTCCAAGCTTGTCTAA
- a CDS encoding iron uptake porin — protein sequence MSKLLWKSLLAAPAALGAALAVSGSAVAVEAAAIEFATETAPVELATEVAPVELATEAAPVQLAAAAAPVESVVGVDALNQPVQLAQITSVNQLTDVLPTDWAFQALQSLVEQYGCIQGYPDRTYRGNASLTRYEFAAGLNACLDVIAQLVATGINPDDLATIRRLQEEFQAELNTLRGRVDALEADVAELEANQFSTTTKLRGQVDFHLATPFDTIPGVEDSTNFNSRARLNFDTSFTGEDRLRVRLQASSGDLPLGDIGGFNNVSGLQGEGVLDLRVDDFYYAFPVGNRIDVTLAANSLSVDDVLREITPFGNGVADAAGPQYLDAGMGGGAGVGLSFAFTDSIILDALYTVNTAGARSPSIGVFRGTNELGPSQAYGAQLSFIPEGFLSLAATYLHSDGGQVFQGVGTGKAVDTYGGQVNLNFGGFNIGGSAGFVNFDGGDDFIWNAGVVFDDFFAEGAQLGIYGGQAPQLIGSVDNPFYIEGFLNVPFNEFLTITPSVIYADYNNGLADETLIYGVIRTTFRF from the coding sequence ATGTCTAAACTTCTTTGGAAATCTTTGCTGGCTGCTCCGGCTGCACTAGGCGCTGCGCTAGCTGTATCAGGTTCCGCTGTAGCTGTTGAAGCTGCTGCTATTGAGTTCGCTACCGAAACCGCTCCTGTTGAGCTGGCTACTGAAGTAGCTCCCGTTGAGCTGGCTACCGAAGCGGCTCCTGTTCAACTCGCTGCTGCTGCTGCACCGGTCGAGTCTGTTGTTGGCGTTGATGCGCTAAATCAGCCCGTTCAACTGGCTCAGATCACCAGCGTTAACCAGCTGACTGATGTTCTGCCAACCGACTGGGCTTTCCAAGCGCTGCAGAGCCTGGTTGAGCAGTATGGCTGTATTCAGGGCTACCCTGACCGTACCTATCGCGGTAATGCGTCCCTGACCCGTTATGAATTTGCTGCTGGTCTAAACGCCTGCTTAGACGTCATCGCCCAGCTAGTAGCTACTGGCATCAACCCCGATGACCTAGCAACCATTCGTCGCTTGCAGGAAGAGTTTCAGGCTGAACTGAACACCCTGCGCGGTCGCGTCGATGCTCTGGAAGCTGACGTAGCTGAACTGGAAGCTAACCAGTTCTCTACCACCACCAAACTGCGTGGTCAAGTCGACTTCCACCTCGCTACCCCCTTCGATACCATTCCTGGCGTTGAAGACAGCACCAACTTCAACTCTCGAGCTCGTCTAAACTTCGACACCAGCTTCACTGGCGAAGATCGTCTGCGAGTTCGTCTCCAGGCTTCTTCTGGTGATTTGCCTCTGGGCGATATTGGTGGTTTCAACAACGTTTCTGGTCTGCAGGGCGAAGGCGTCCTTGACCTGCGGGTTGATGACTTCTACTACGCCTTCCCCGTCGGCAACCGCATCGACGTAACCTTGGCTGCTAACTCCCTGTCCGTTGACGACGTTCTGCGGGAAATCACCCCCTTCGGCAACGGCGTTGCTGATGCTGCTGGTCCTCAGTACCTAGATGCTGGCATGGGCGGCGGTGCAGGTGTCGGTCTGAGCTTTGCCTTCACTGACAGCATCATCCTTGATGCGCTATACACGGTTAACACTGCTGGTGCTCGTTCCCCCAGCATCGGTGTCTTCCGGGGTACCAATGAACTGGGTCCAAGCCAAGCCTACGGAGCTCAGCTAAGCTTCATTCCTGAAGGCTTCCTGAGCCTTGCTGCAACCTACCTTCACAGTGATGGTGGTCAGGTCTTCCAAGGAGTCGGCACTGGTAAGGCAGTTGACACCTATGGTGGTCAAGTCAACCTGAACTTTGGCGGCTTCAACATTGGCGGTAGCGCCGGCTTCGTCAACTTTGATGGTGGCGACGACTTCATTTGGAATGCAGGTGTTGTCTTCGATGACTTCTTTGCTGAAGGTGCTCAGCTGGGTATCTACGGCGGTCAGGCTCCCCAACTGATTGGCTCAGTTGACAACCCCTTCTACATTGAAGGTTTCCTGAACGTTCCCTTCAATGAATTCCTGACCATTACTCCTTCTGTCATCTATGCTGACTACAACAACGGCCTAGCTGACGAAACCCTGATCTATGGTGTAATCCGCACTACCTTCCGCTTCTAA
- a CDS encoding NAD(+) kinase yields the protein MELKQAIIVYKARNRLSQQWAEKCARQLEGLGCRVLVGPSGPKDNPYPVFLASVTQPIDLAIVLGGDGTALAAARHVAPENIPILAINIGGHLGFLSEASEDYVDLEKVWERLLSDRFAVQQRMMLQTQVFQGDRSNLEAMSDRFLALNEMSVKPASPDRMITSILEMEIDGEVVDQYQGDGLLVSTPTGSTGYTVAAGGPIVHPGMEAIIVTPICPLSLSSRPIVLPPGSVVSVWPLADVDLNTKLWMDGVMATAIWPGQRVDIRMAEFMAKFIILRKNYSYYGTLRNKLNWAGTRINYTNNHRN from the coding sequence GTGGAGTTAAAGCAGGCCATCATTGTTTATAAAGCCAGGAACCGCCTGAGCCAGCAGTGGGCTGAGAAGTGTGCCCGGCAGCTTGAGGGACTAGGCTGTAGAGTGCTGGTTGGTCCCAGTGGCCCTAAGGACAATCCCTACCCCGTTTTCCTTGCCTCTGTGACTCAGCCGATTGATCTAGCTATTGTTTTAGGAGGTGATGGTACTGCTTTGGCAGCGGCCAGGCATGTTGCGCCTGAAAATATCCCTATCTTGGCCATCAATATTGGTGGGCATTTAGGCTTTTTATCCGAGGCCTCAGAAGACTATGTTGATCTGGAAAAGGTTTGGGAAAGGCTGCTGTCCGATCGCTTTGCTGTGCAGCAGAGAATGATGCTTCAGACCCAGGTCTTTCAAGGTGACCGAAGTAACCTGGAGGCAATGAGCGATCGCTTTTTAGCCCTTAATGAAATGTCGGTTAAGCCTGCCTCCCCAGATCGCATGATCACCTCCATTTTGGAAATGGAAATTGATGGTGAAGTTGTCGATCAGTACCAGGGCGATGGCCTTTTGGTTAGCACGCCGACAGGCTCCACAGGATATACGGTTGCTGCAGGCGGCCCCATTGTTCATCCTGGTATGGAAGCAATTATTGTCACGCCTATCTGCCCTCTCAGCCTATCGAGCCGCCCGATTGTGCTGCCTCCTGGTTCGGTAGTCAGTGTTTGGCCGTTAGCGGATGTCGATCTTAATACTAAGCTCTGGATGGATGGAGTGATGGCCACCGCCATTTGGCCAGGACAGCGAGTGGATATTCGCATGGCTGAATTTATGGCCAAGTTCATTATTCTTAGAAAGAATTACTCTTACTACGGCACTTTAAGAAATAAGCTCAACTGGGCAGGCACCCGAATTAACTATACGAACAATCACAGAAACTAG
- the nuoK gene encoding NADH-quinone oxidoreductase subunit NuoK, with product MHLEYFLLIAAALFCIGIYGLVTSRNVIRVLMSIELMLNAVNLNLMAFSNYLDPANVTGQVFSVFVITIAAAEAAVGLAIVLSIYRNRDTVDMEQFNLLKW from the coding sequence ATGCATTTGGAATATTTTCTCCTGATTGCTGCGGCGCTTTTCTGCATTGGTATCTATGGCTTGGTAACCAGCCGCAACGTTATTCGAGTTCTGATGTCAATTGAACTGATGCTGAATGCCGTTAACCTGAATCTGATGGCATTCTCTAACTATCTTGATCCGGCCAATGTCACAGGTCAAGTGTTTTCTGTTTTTGTCATTACTATTGCTGCGGCAGAAGCAGCTGTTGGCCTGGCGATTGTCTTGTCTATTTACCGCAACCGCGACACTGTAGATATGGAACAGTTCAATCTGCTCAAGTGGTAA
- a CDS encoding NADH-quinone oxidoreductase subunit J, whose translation MTLAEGVQIVSFGILAVMMLGAALGVVLLENIVYSAFLLGGVFISIAGMYILLNASFVAAAQVLVYVGAVNVLILFGIMLVNKQQEFRPIARAWVGRAVTALVCSGLFALLATTVVGTPWKLSSAPAAGDNAIVLIGIHFFTDFLLPFELASVLLLIALVGAIILARREYIPDTQAGVPVQDALQLPERPRELVPVGSNTSEQGATDSFL comes from the coding sequence GTGACGCTAGCAGAAGGGGTACAGATAGTCTCATTCGGCATCTTAGCGGTGATGATGCTCGGCGCAGCGCTGGGGGTTGTGCTGCTAGAGAACATTGTCTACTCCGCCTTTTTGCTTGGGGGTGTTTTCATCAGCATTGCAGGTATGTATATCCTGCTCAACGCCAGTTTCGTGGCGGCCGCCCAGGTTCTGGTTTATGTCGGAGCTGTCAACGTTCTGATTCTGTTTGGAATTATGCTGGTTAACAAGCAGCAGGAGTTCAGACCAATTGCCAGGGCGTGGGTTGGTAGGGCAGTTACGGCTCTAGTTTGCTCTGGCCTATTCGCTCTGCTAGCAACGACAGTTGTTGGCACACCCTGGAAGCTCTCATCAGCGCCGGCAGCAGGCGACAACGCCATTGTTCTGATTGGCATACACTTCTTTACTGACTTCCTACTGCCTTTTGAACTGGCCTCAGTGCTGTTGCTAATCGCACTTGTAGGTGCAATCATTCTGGCCCGTCGAGAATACATTCCAGACACTCAGGCTGGAGTGCCTGTTCAAGACGCTCTACAGTTACCAGAGCGGCCCCGCGAGTTAGTGCCTGTTGGCAGCAATACTTCGGAGCAGGGCGCAACTGACTCATTTCTCTAA
- the ndhI gene encoding NAD(P)H-quinone oxidoreductase subunit I, whose amino-acid sequence MNFLKQVGDYAKESVQAAKYIGQGLSVTFDHMRRRPVTVQYPYEKLIPSERFRGRIHFEFDKCISCEVCVRVCPINLPVVDWDFDKATKKKTLKHYSIDFGVCIFCGNCVEYCPTNCLSMTEEYELATYDRHELNFDNVALGRLPYKVTQDPMVTPLRELAYLPKGVMDPHGLAEGSRRAGKLPQEIIEEMEPSEEDPA is encoded by the coding sequence CTGAACTTTTTGAAGCAAGTCGGGGACTATGCCAAAGAGAGCGTTCAGGCAGCCAAGTACATTGGCCAAGGCCTGTCCGTTACCTTCGATCACATGCGGCGACGCCCCGTCACAGTTCAGTACCCCTACGAAAAGCTTATTCCCTCTGAGCGCTTCCGAGGCCGAATTCACTTCGAATTCGACAAGTGTATTTCTTGCGAAGTCTGTGTTCGGGTGTGCCCCATCAACCTACCCGTTGTAGATTGGGACTTTGACAAGGCTACCAAGAAGAAAACTCTGAAGCACTACAGCATTGACTTTGGAGTTTGTATTTTCTGCGGCAACTGTGTTGAGTATTGCCCCACTAACTGTCTCTCCATGACAGAAGAGTATGAATTAGCCACCTACGACCGGCACGAACTAAATTTCGACAACGTGGCCCTAGGACGGTTACCCTACAAAGTGACTCAAGATCCGATGGTAACGCCGCTGCGAGAACTGGCCTACCTACCTAAAGGGGTTATGGACCCCCACGGATTGGCCGAAGGTTCCCGGCGAGCCGGCAAGCTGCCTCAAGAGATCATTGAGGAAATGGAACCTTCCGAGGAAGACCCAGCCTAA
- the nuoH gene encoding NADH-quinone oxidoreductase subunit NuoH produces the protein MNQGIDLQGSFVRALVDLGLPPGVAKTLWLPLPMVLILAAATVSIFVTVWLERKISAAAQQRIGPEFAGPLGTLQAAADGIKLIFKEDITPALADPILFTLGPVIVVIPVFLSYLIVPFGQNLVITDIGVGIFLWISLSSIAPIGLLMSGYSSNNKYSLLGGLRAAAQSISYEIPMALAVLAVVMMSNSLSTIDIVNQQAGYGILGWNIWRQPVGFVIFWIAALAECERLPFDLPEAEEELVAGYQTEYTGMKFGLFYVGSYVNLVLSALIVAILYLGGWESPVSIDWLAGLLGASETAPWLQVLAASIGIMMTLFKAYLLVFLAILLRWTVPRVRIDQLLDLGWKFLLPVSLVNLLLTAALKLSFPLAFGG, from the coding sequence ATGAATCAAGGAATCGACCTGCAAGGCAGCTTTGTTCGAGCCCTCGTCGATCTAGGACTGCCACCTGGCGTAGCGAAGACACTCTGGCTGCCGCTGCCGATGGTGCTGATTCTAGCTGCCGCAACCGTCAGCATCTTTGTTACGGTTTGGCTGGAGCGGAAGATCTCCGCTGCGGCTCAGCAGCGCATTGGTCCCGAATTTGCCGGACCCCTGGGAACCCTGCAGGCTGCCGCTGATGGCATCAAGCTCATCTTCAAGGAAGACATTACCCCAGCCCTGGCCGATCCCATCCTGTTTACTTTGGGACCAGTGATCGTTGTCATCCCGGTCTTTTTGTCTTACCTGATTGTGCCCTTCGGCCAAAACCTAGTTATTACTGATATTGGAGTGGGCATTTTCCTCTGGATCTCCCTCTCCAGCATTGCTCCCATTGGACTGCTGATGTCGGGGTACTCCTCCAACAACAAGTATTCGCTGCTGGGAGGACTGCGGGCTGCTGCTCAGTCGATCAGCTACGAAATTCCGATGGCGCTAGCAGTCCTAGCCGTTGTAATGATGTCCAACAGCCTCAGCACCATTGACATTGTCAATCAGCAGGCCGGCTACGGCATCCTGGGCTGGAATATTTGGCGGCAGCCAGTCGGCTTTGTAATTTTTTGGATTGCAGCTTTGGCTGAGTGCGAGCGGTTGCCTTTTGACCTCCCTGAGGCAGAGGAAGAGCTGGTCGCAGGCTATCAAACTGAGTATACGGGGATGAAGTTTGGCCTATTCTACGTAGGCTCCTACGTGAACCTAGTGCTTTCGGCCCTGATCGTTGCGATTCTCTACCTAGGAGGTTGGGAATCGCCAGTGTCTATAGACTGGCTAGCAGGTCTGCTGGGGGCTAGTGAGACGGCTCCTTGGCTACAGGTACTGGCAGCCTCCATCGGCATCATGATGACGCTATTCAAGGCATATCTGCTGGTCTTCCTAGCAATCCTGCTGCGTTGGACAGTACCTCGGGTGCGGATCGACCAACTCCTAGATTTAGGCTGGAAGTTTCTCCTACCAGTTTCCCTGGTTAACCTGCTGCTGACTGCGGCCTTAAAACTGTCTTTCCCCCTTGCTTTTGGGGGATAG
- a CDS encoding citrate synthase yields MTVCEYRPGLEGVPATQSSISFVDGQQGILEYRGIRIEELAQKSTFLETAYLLIWGGLPTKQELEAFEHEIRYHRRLKYRVRDMMKCFPESGHPMDALQACAAALGLFYSKRALDNPTYIQDAVVRLLAKIPTMVAAFQLMRKGNDPVQPRDDLDYSANFLYMLNEQEPDPLAARIFDICLTLHAEHTINASTFSAMVTASTLTDPYAVIASAVGTLAGPLHGGANEEVITMLQEIGTVENVRPYVEACIQQKSKIMGFGHRVYKVKDPRATILQRLAEQLFDKFGQDEYYEIALEMEQAVEEKLGHKGIYPNVDFYSGLVYRKLGIPVDLFTPVFAIARVAGWLAHWKEQLGENRIFRPTQVYTGVRNQVYTPLAERPQIWDKQAVTIQSIVN; encoded by the coding sequence ATGACGGTATGTGAATATAGACCTGGTCTGGAGGGGGTGCCCGCCACTCAATCCAGCATCAGTTTTGTCGACGGCCAGCAAGGCATCTTGGAATACCGAGGCATTCGTATTGAGGAGCTGGCACAAAAAAGCACTTTTCTAGAGACAGCCTATCTGCTGATTTGGGGCGGCCTGCCCACAAAGCAGGAACTTGAAGCCTTTGAACATGAGATTCGCTACCACCGCCGCCTCAAGTACCGCGTCCGAGACATGATGAAGTGTTTCCCGGAGAGCGGTCACCCTATGGATGCTCTGCAGGCCTGTGCAGCGGCTCTGGGCCTGTTTTACTCCAAGCGGGCCTTGGATAACCCAACCTATATTCAAGACGCGGTGGTGCGGCTGCTGGCCAAAATTCCAACGATGGTAGCGGCTTTTCAATTGATGCGTAAGGGCAATGATCCGGTTCAGCCGCGAGATGACCTAGATTATTCAGCTAATTTTCTCTACATGCTGAATGAACAAGAACCCGATCCGTTAGCGGCTCGGATTTTTGATATCTGCCTCACGCTGCACGCTGAACACACCATCAATGCCTCAACCTTCTCCGCGATGGTAACAGCCTCAACCCTGACCGATCCTTATGCGGTGATTGCGTCGGCTGTAGGCACCCTAGCAGGTCCCCTGCATGGCGGTGCCAATGAAGAGGTCATCACAATGCTGCAGGAGATTGGCACTGTTGAGAATGTCAGACCCTATGTTGAGGCCTGCATTCAACAGAAGTCTAAGATTATGGGCTTTGGGCACCGGGTCTATAAGGTCAAAGATCCTCGGGCCACGATCTTGCAGCGATTGGCAGAGCAGCTCTTTGACAAGTTCGGCCAGGATGAGTATTACGAGATTGCTCTAGAAATGGAGCAGGCGGTTGAGGAGAAGCTGGGCCACAAGGGAATTTACCCCAACGTTGATTTCTACTCTGGGCTGGTATATCGCAAACTAGGCATCCCGGTTGATTTGTTCACGCCGGTTTTTGCGATCGCACGAGTAGCCGGTTGGCTAGCCCACTGGAAAGAACAGCTAGGTGAAAACCGAATCTTCCGGCCCACCCAGGTCTATACCGGAGTTCGCAACCAGGTCTATACGCCCCTGGCAGAGCGGCCTCAAATCTGGGATAAGCAGGCAGTTACGATCCAGTCAATAGTCAACTGA